In Prochlorococcus marinus XMU1411, one genomic interval encodes:
- a CDS encoding hemagglutinin: MELRFFPINVFRETPKVTFFDAGIESSNGSDVVIHSGEAISPPDDLKNEQYYVHNHQIDHNLVITGERTFVLINPSWDEPHHVIYLNRSMGALEIPKGTYHRSISGKEGSIVLNQPKRDKFFDPAKEFIPQKLNKINLIKARKSPPVYWIYENSKIKRVYFNPLEKKVKTLV; this comes from the coding sequence ATGGAATTAAGATTCTTCCCAATAAATGTTTTTAGAGAGACTCCAAAAGTCACATTTTTCGATGCAGGCATAGAAAGTTCTAATGGTTCTGATGTTGTGATCCATTCTGGGGAAGCTATATCCCCTCCAGATGATTTAAAAAATGAGCAATACTATGTTCACAATCATCAAATTGACCACAATCTAGTTATCACCGGGGAAAGGACATTTGTTTTAATAAATCCTTCCTGGGATGAGCCTCATCATGTGATTTATTTAAATAGATCTATGGGAGCATTAGAAATTCCTAAAGGAACTTATCACAGATCAATCTCAGGGAAAGAAGGTAGTATTGTCTTAAATCAACCCAAAAGAGATAAATTTTTTGATCCTGCCAAAGAATTTATCCCACAAAAATTAAACAAAATTAATTTAATTAAGGCCAGGAAGAGTCCACCTGTTTATTGGATTTACGAAAATAGCAAAATCAAAAGAGTCTATTTTAATCCTCTAGAAAAAAAAGTTAAAACTCTTGTTTGA